A single window of Mycosarcoma maydis chromosome 1, whole genome shotgun sequence DNA harbors:
- a CDS encoding putative pyruvate kinase, with the protein MIYAPIAKTQLEWYASLNPLEHGVDNKFFRKTSIIATIGPKTNNVEMLGALRQAGMNIVRLNASHGSHEYFKSVVDNARAVVAKTPGRPLAIALDTKGPEMRTGVMVNGEDVKISMGHEFYVTTDDAYAEKCSLDYLYIDYKNLAQKVEVGRTIFIDDGILSLQVLAIESDKLVKVRAVNNGVLSSKKGVNLPMTEVDLPAISDKDRKDIEFAVEQDLDMIFASFIRRGSDVRTIREILGEKGAHIKIISKVENHQGVQNFDEILKESDGIMVARGDLGIEIPAPQVFMAQKMMISKCNIAGKPVICATQMLESMIVNNRPTRAEVSDVANAVLDGADCVMLSGETAKGAYPIEAVKMMAETAYLAEQSVSYVPLFNEMRTLTSIPTDTNETIAMAAVAASLEQHAGAILLMSTSGTTARLVSKYRPSCPILTITRNSHTARDVHLYRGCYPFLYPHARPEDNSKWQEDVDNRIKYGLAEALALGIIEKGDVVITLQGWRAQSGSTNTIRILSVPESARDFKLEGTQV; encoded by the coding sequence ATGATCTACGCTCCTATTGCCAAGACACAGCTCGAGTGGTACGCCTCGCTCAACCCGCTTGAGCACGGCGTTGACAACAAGTTCTTCCGTAAGACCTCGATCATCGCTACCATTGGCCCCAAGACCAACAatgtcgagatgctcggcGCTCTGCGTCAGGCTGGTATGAACATCGTCCGTCTCAATGCTTCGCACGGTTCGCACGAGTACTTCAAGTCGGTTGTCGACAACGCACGTGCCGTTGTTGCCAAGACCCCTGGCCGTCCACTTGCCATCGCTCTGGACACCAAGGGTCCCGAGATGCGAACTGGTGTCATGGTCAACGGTGAGGACGTCAAGATCTCCATGGGCCACGAGTTCTATGTCACCACCGACGATGCGTATGCTGAAAAGTGCAGCCTGGACTACCTCTACATTGACTACAAGAACCTCGCCCAGAAGGTCGAGGTGGGCCGAACCATCTTCATCGATGACGGCATCCTTTCGCTCCAGGTGCTCGCCATCGAGAgcgacaagctcgtcaaggtGCGCGCCGTCAACAACGGTGTCCTTTCTTCCAAGAAGGGTGTCAACCTTCCCATGACCGAGGTTGACCTGCCCGCGATCTCGGACAAGGACCGCAAGGACATCGAGTTTGCCGTCGAGCAGGACCTCGACATGATCTTTGCCTCGTTCATCCGACGCGGCAGCGATGTTCGCACCATTCGAGAAATTCTCGGCGAGAAGGGTGCGCACATCAAGATCATCTCCAAGGTGGAGAACCATCAGGGTGTTCAGAACTTTGACGAGATCCTCAAGGAGTCGGACGGTATCATGGTGGCACGTGGTGACCTCGGTATCGAGATCCCTGCTCCCCAGGTGTTTATGGCGCAAAAAATGATGATCTCCAAGTGCAACATTGCTGGCAAGCCCGTCATCTGCGCAACccagatgctcgagtcgatgatTGTCAACAACCGACCCACGCGTGCCGAAGTTTCCGACGTGGCCAACGCTGTTCTCGACGGTGCTGACTGTGTCATGCTTTCCGGAGAGACTGCCAAGGGTGCCTACCCTATCGAGGCTGTCAAGATGATGGCCGAGACCGCCTACCTTGCCGAGCAGAGCGTTTCGTACGTGCCGCTCTTCAACGAGATGCGCACTCTCACTTCAATCCCCACGGACACCAACGAGACCATCGCCATGGCTGCGGTTGCTGcttcgctcgagcagcacgcCGGTGCGATCTTGCTCATGTCGACCAGCGGTACCACGGCACGACTGGTCAGCAAGTACCGTCCAAGCTGCCCTATCCTGACTATCACGCGTAACTCGCACACCGCGCGCGATGTGCACTTGTACCGTGGCTGCTACCCGTTCCTCTACCCCCACGCTCGCCCCGAGGACAACAGCAAGTGGCAGGAGGACGTCGACAACCGCATCAAGTACGGTCTTGCTGAggcgctcgcgctcggcATCATTGAGAAGGGCGATGTCGTCATCACCCTGCAGGGCTGGAGGGCACAGAGCGGAagcaccaacaccatccGTATCCTCAGCGTTCCCGAGAGCGCGCGTGATTTCAAGCTCGAGGGCACTCAGGTTTAG
- a CDS encoding uncharacterized protein (related to SUR4 - elongase, involved in fatty acid and sphingolipid biosynthesis), producing the protein MLYPLDNPRLSFWQRLAEQPYPAKPQGLPVADWAFELSLSPWVPLLVGVVYLFATHATNHRFGPGKPKPADLVKQSYGLSQTVLGHNILLAAYSGWTFFHAATRIFSYLFGGAASGGFAGLTNAYCTVPIADASFAGLGIYVWLFYISKYYEIIDSVILILKGKPVSNLQSYHHAGAILCMWAAYRYSAPAVFIFLLFNSLVHTLMYTYYSMTAMKLPFTGGLKRSMTTIQITQLVVGCALASSYAFVTYDPTAYPAGAVPTPGRHVLNPVSAAYTSFGTASNATVGTWLASNTKQAVQTIQQSILKSLGVDNKTSCVATSGQLFAVALNVAYLIPLIYLFVSFYIRSYKKKAAAKGAKIQ; encoded by the coding sequence ATGCTTTACCCACTCGATAACCCCCGCCTGTCGTTCTGGCAGCGTCTCGCTGAACAACCATACCCTGCCAAACCGCAGGGCCTCCCCGTAGCCGACTGGGCGTTCGAACTCTCTCTGTCACCCTGGGTACCTCTGCTCGTTGGTGTGGTCTACCTGTTTGCCACACACGCCACCAACCACCGGTTTGGTCCCGGCAAACCCAAACCCGCTGACCTGGTCAAACAATCCTACGGTCTCTCACAAACCGTTCTGGGCCACAACAttctgctcgctgcttACTCCGGTTGGACCTTCTTCCACGCTGCCACACGAATCTTCAGCTACTTGTTCGGGGGAGCTGCTTCTGGCGGTTTTGCGGGCTTGACCAACGCTTACTGCACGGTCCCGATCGCCGATGCATCATTCGCCGGACTCGGAATCTACGTCTGGCTCTTCTACATTTCGAAATACTACGAGATCATCGATTCGGTCATTCTGATCCTCAAGGGGAAGCCGGTCAGCAACCTTCAGTCTTACCACCATGCGGGCGCTATCCTCTGCATGTGGGCTGCCTACAGGTACAGCGCACCGGCGGTGTTCATCTTTCTCCTGTTCAACTCGCTCGTGCACACACTCATGTACACCTACTATTCGATGACCGCCATGAAGCTCCCCTTCACCGGAGGACTCAAGAGGAGCATGACGACGATCCAGATCACTCAGCTCGTCGTAGGCTGTGCGCTCGCTTCGTCGTATGCTTTTGTCACTTACGACCCTACCGCCTACCCAGCGGGCGCGGTCCCTACTCCGGGCCGACACGTCCTCAACCCGGTCTCTGCAGCTTACACTTCTTTCGGAACAGCGTCCAACGCTACGGTTGGCACCTGGCTGGCGTCTAACACTAAACAGGCCGTGCAGACGATCCAACAATCCATCCTCAAGAGCCTAGGTGTCGACAACAAGACAAGCTGTGTCGCCACCTCGGGCCAGCTCTTCGCTGTCGCGTTGAACGTCGCCTACCTGATCCCGCTTATCTACTTATTCGTCAGCTTTTACATTCGAAGCTACAAGAAAaaggctgctgccaagggTGCCAAGATTCAGTAG
- a CDS encoding uncharacterized protein (related to Para-nitrobenzyl esterase): protein MLPNIAFCACLCIVAASCAVQAASVSLLGSGVRVLYQNDLDWNKANSALRQAGYLLLSSPLSATDADARCRDLGETLAPPSAVEDAGLQAQVNYMVYDGTYSATQMYWLASGNALTASVDNSGIATYTTSRPSRHSKYPGLCTQSAPWNTANTTDTSPRWHISTQSNGVQYTGFRDALSFRFQSVPYANPTDRFAYSTVFDARTAPSTSVAAIRTGRADQCPQTGSDTTFTEQCLVTNIFTPYLPSTTEASDSRKLKPVLVWIHGGGYMSGSGLDFTFDGGNLASRGDVVVLTINYRLGSLGFLAYNDQIRGNYGVGDVVTALKWVQKYIKQFGGDPSRVTIAGQSAGAQQVESMLASPAAAGLFHRAIILSGRGHDNSFVYLTIDQARQFGGDDLVKALGCNAASDVLGCLRGKNVDDFLRNPINYIVQDGTYIRSPRLDMRRPDQAQGHVNRVPVIWGTMRDELGSLGIVPPASETSLANAMKTAGILSNYSDIVLRETNTFPVSQYGVQNLTVAVNTDIKFRCGIQSMAYASAVNSVFPAVYAYFYDQRSYQIPNYDPQGVCQPKRGNLGPASYYMCHSGDLMTFFHTAGSGFRLPYRDNNDLPWMASILDQFASFIRTGNPAPSQTYLRTRGKAYASSLTRTTSAGGTKWEQLTASRLQALSFGPVQQRMQAIAQRNDQCAALGKPIDYIAKL, encoded by the coding sequence ATGCTGCCGAACATTGCCTTCTGTGCATGTCTCTGTATTGTAGCTGCCTCCTGTGCAGTACAGGCAGCATCGGTGTCATTGTTGGGCAGCGGCGTCCGCGTCTTGTACCAGAACGATCTGGACTGGAATAAGGCCAACTCTGCTTTGCGTCAGGCTGGTTACCTCCTCCTATCCTCCCCCTTGAGCGCAACCGATGCAGATGCCAGATGCCGCGACCTCGGCGAAACGCTCGCCCCTCCCTCTGCTGTCGAAGACGCTGGCTTGCAAGCTCAGGTCAACTATATGGTCTATGATGGCACCTACTCGGCCACACAGATGTACTGGTTGGCAAGTGGAAATGCTTTAACCGCCTCGGTCGATAATAGTGGTATAGCTACGTATACGACTTCCCGCCCCAGTAGGCATAGCAAGTATCCGGGCTTATGTACGCAAAGTGCGCCCTGGAACACGGCCAATACAACCGATACGAGCCCGCGATGGCACATAAGTACGCAGAGCAATGGCGTCCAATATACTGGCTTCCGTGATGCCCTCTCCTTCCGCTTCCAATCTGTACCGTACGCCAACCCAACCGACCGCTTCGCCTACTCGACCGTGTTCGACGCTCGaacagcaccaagcaccTCGGTCGCTGCAATCCGAACCGGCCGCGCAGACCAATGTCCTCAGACGGGTTCCGACACTACCTTCACTGAACAGTGTCTTGTGACAAATATCTTTACCCCATACTTGCCGTCTACTACTGAAGCATCTGACAGCAGAAAGCTCAAGCCTGTCCTCGTCTGGATCCACGGAGGCGGCTACATGTCCGGCAGTGGCCTCGATTTTACCTTTGACGGAGGCAATCTCGCAAGTCGAGGCGACGTTGTGGTTTTGACCATCAACTATCGCTTGGGATCGCTCGGCTTTCTGGCTTACAATGATCAGATTAGAGGCAATTACGGCGTTGGCGATGTGGTGACAGCGCTCAAGTGGGTGCAGAAATACATCAAGCAGTTCGGCGGCGATCCGAGCCGGGTCACCATTGCCGGTCAATCGGCAGGTGCACAGCAGGTGGAAAGCATGCTCGCTTCGCCCGCTGCCGCCGGTCTTTTCCATCGTGCTATTATACTGAGCGGTAGAGGTCACGACAACTCTTTCGTCTATCTAACCATCGACCAGGCGCGCCAATTCGGCGGTGACGATCTGGTCAAGGCTCTGGGCTGTAATGCGGCATCCGACGTACTTGGGTGTTTGCGTGGCAAGAATGTTGATGACTTTCTCAGAAACCCGATCAACTACATCGTGCAGGATGGCACTTACATTCGTTCTCCTCGTCTCGACATGAGGCGACCTGACCAGGCGCAGGGGCACGTCAACCGGGTCCCTGTGATCTGGGGCACGATGCGTGACGAGTTGGGctcgctcggcatcgtaCCTCCCGCTTCGGAAACTAGTCTTGCCAACGCCATGAAGACGGCAGGAATCCTGTCGAATTACAGCGATATTGTGTTGCGCGAAACCAACACGTTTCCTGTCTCTCAGTATGGCGTTCAAAATCTCACTGTTGCGGTCAACACCGACATCAAGTTCCGATGCGGCATTCAGAGCATGGCTTATGCTTCGGCGGTCAACTCTGTCTTCCCCGCCGTCTACGCCTACTTTTACGACCAGAGATCGTACCAGATCCCCAACTACGACCCGCAAGGCGTATGCCAGCCCAAGCGAGGCAATCTGGGTCCTGCGAGCTACTACATGTGTCACTCGGGCGACTTGATGACGTTTTTCCACACGGCAGGATCTGGCTTCCGTCTTCCGTACCGTGATAACAATGACCTGCcgtggatggcgagcatTCTAGATCAGTTTGCTTCTTTCATCCGTACGGGCAACCCCGCTCCATCGCAAACGTATCTCCGTACGCGTGGAAAGGCGTACGCCTCATCGCTGACAAGGACGACCTCAGCGGGAGGGACGAAATGGGAACAACTGACAGCGTCGCGGCTCCAGGCGCTGAGCTTCGGGCCCGTCCAACAGAGGATGCAGGCGATCGCACAAAGGAACGACCAGTGCGCTGCGCTAGGAAAGCCTATTGACTACATCGCCAAGCTATAG
- a CDS encoding uncharacterized protein (related to Tubulin-specific chaperone B), producing MSTVNVFIHAPSTLVSAERRLPCTIPLCDLKYRLESIVGIPPSNQIVEIHSTRTDHEQQSSLTGPGPFPSSVRSTLISCIVPDSDVEQRSLSELNVVDGMALKILDTRPASVIQTFTDESLVEKYVMDDVTYASRPDTVLAFKQRNKLGRFDDSKDANSSPASDTADPLREGLKEGARCLVDLSGSGANQRKGTVRFVGPTLFATGIWIGVEYDEPVGKNDGSVAAQRYFTCKPNFGAFVRQDKVQVGDFPPDNFDLDLDDDEEM from the coding sequence ATGTCGACCGTCAATGTTTTCATCCACGCTCCTTCGACGCTCGTCTCTGCGGAAAGACGTTTACCATGCACGATACCACTGTGCGATCTGAAATACCGTCTGGAATCCATCGTTGGCATTCCTCCCTCGAACCAGATCGTGGAAATTCACTCGACACGAACCGATCATGAGCAGCAATCCTCGCTCACGGGACCGGGACCGTTTCCGAGTTCGGTGCGTTCGACACTGATATCCTGTATTGTACCTGATTCCGACGTCGAACAGCGGTCTCTGTCTGAGCTCAATGTGGTGGACGGTATGGCGTTGAAGATCCTCGATACGCGGCCTGCCTCGGTGATCCAAACATTCACCGACGAATCTCTGGTCGAAAAATACGTCATGGACGATGTCACGTATGCGTCCAGGCCTGATACCGTGCTGGCGTTCAAACAGCGAAACAAGTTGGGCAGATTCGACGATTCGAAAGACGCCAACTCGAGCCCCGCCTCCGACACGGCCGATCCGCTACGCGAAGGTCTCAAAGAAGGCGCCAGGTGTCTAGTCGACTTGTCCGGCTCTGGTGCAAATCAGAGAAAGGGAACGGTACGCTTTGTCGGACCTACGCTATTCGCAACAGGAATCTGGATCGGTGTCGAGTACGACGAACCAGTCGGAAAGAACGACGGATCAGTAGCTGCGCAAAGATACTTTACGTGCAAACCCAACTTCGGTGCGTTCGTAAGGCAAGACAAGGTGCAAGTCGGCGACTTCCCGCCAGACAACTTTGATCTggatctcgacgacgacgaagagatgTAA
- a CDS encoding putative transport vesicle fusion protein, with product MSTSTPEELLKNAEKKASASGGWFSSATSKQEEAVELFKAAANKFRIANRFEEAGNAYMRAAETEIKTGEKDYAANTFFEANKCFRMSRPELAVVALTRAREILIERGRFRQAADREKAVAELYKNDAADAEKALEAYEQAAAWYLQEGANATASGCYREAAQLATDLARYPQAIERWEQVASMSLESNLTKYSVKDYYLNAGMCYLAIPDYVAAVRAMQFYAEQDTSFPTTMEGRFLHSLVQACEEGDLQAFDSRVQEYDRTKKIQGWQASLLRAVRKAVQDEPDLS from the exons ATGTCGACTTCGACACCAGAAGAACTGCTCAAGAACGCCGAGAAGAAAGCCTCGGCTTCGGGCGGCTGGTTTTCCTCCGCTACATCGAAGCAGGAAGAAGCGGTGGAACTGTTCAAAGCGGCCGCCAACAAGTTCCGCATTGCCAACCGCTTTGAAGAAGCAGGCAACGCCTACATGCGCGCCGCCGAGACAGAGATCAAGACGGGCGAAAAGGACTATGCGGCCAACACGTTTTTCGAGGCGAACAAGTGCTTCCGCATGAGTCGACCCGAGTTGGCCGTGGTAGCCTTGACGCGCGCGAGGGAGATACTGATCGAACGTGGTCGCTTCCGACAAGCAGCGGATCGCGAAAAGGCGGTCGCCGAGCTGTATAAGAACGATGCAGCTGATGCGGAGAAAGCGTTGGAAGCGTACGAGCAGGCGGCAGCGTGGTATTTGCAGGAAGGCGCAAATGCGACCGCCAGCGGATGCTACAGGGAAGCGGCGCAGTTGGCAACCGACCTGGCGAGGTATCCACAGGCAATCGAGAGGTGGGAACAGGTGGCGAGCATGTCGTTGGAAAGCAATCTGACCAAGTACAGCGTCAAAGACTACTACCTGAACGCTGGCATGTGCTACCTTGCTATTCCC GACTACGTGGCTGCAGTTCGAGCGATGCAGTTCTACGCCGAACAAGACACCAGCTTCCCCACCACCATGGAAGGCCGCTTCCTCCACTCGCTCGTACAGGCCTGCGAAGAGGGTGACCTTCAAGCCTTCGACAGCCGCGTTCAGGAGTACGATAGGACCAAAAAAATCCAGGGCTGGCAAGCATCACTGTTGCGTGCTGTCAGAAAAGCGGTTCAGGACGAACCTGACCTGTCCTAG